One Curtobacterium sp. BH-2-1-1 genomic region harbors:
- a CDS encoding twin-arginine translocase TatA/TatE family subunit translates to MFDGFEKFLVIGIIGVLLLGPQRLPQYAQKLAEFVKAVRRFADTAKDRMRDEMGPEFDEVDWQKLDPRQYDPRRIIRDALLDSGSSAAAVQTAQVTASKVRATAPVVPLAVGEAAPFDAEAT, encoded by the coding sequence TCGGGATCATCGGCGTCCTCCTGCTCGGTCCGCAGCGACTCCCGCAGTACGCCCAGAAGCTCGCCGAGTTCGTCAAGGCCGTCCGCCGCTTCGCCGACACCGCGAAGGACCGGATGCGCGACGAGATGGGCCCCGAGTTCGACGAGGTCGACTGGCAGAAACTCGACCCGCGGCAGTACGACCCCCGCCGGATCATCCGTGATGCGCTGCTCGACTCCGGCAGCAGCGCCGCTGCGGTGCAGACCGCGCAGGTGACCGCCTCGAAGGTGCGCGCGACGGCACCCGTGGTGCCGCTCGCCGTCGGCGAGGCCGCACCGTTCGACGCCGAAGCGACCTGA